The stretch of DNA CAGTGCTCAATGATACATTATCTCCCCACTCGAATGTCACAGTCATTAATGAAGATATTTTAAAGGCAAATGTAGCGGAAGCGATCGAACAGCATTTATCACAATGTGAAAAGATAATGGTCGTTGCAAATTTACCTTACTACATTACGACACCGATTTTATTATCGTTGCTTGAACAAGACTTAAATATTGATGGGTATGTCGTGATGATGCAAAAAGAGGTCGGTGAACGTTTGAATGCGCAGGTGGGAACAAAAGCATACGGTTCTTTATCGATTGCAGCACAATATTATACTGAAACGTCGAAAGTACTCACTGTTCCGAAAACGGTCTTTATGCCGCCACCGAATGTAGACTCCATCGTTGTGAAATTGATGAAACGTAAAAATCCATTAGTGCAAGTCGACAAACCGCATCTGTTTTTCAAGATGACGAAAGGTGCGTTTGGTCAACGTCGTAAAACGATTTTCAACAATTATCAAAGCGTTTTTAAAGATGGAAAAGCGCTCAAAACAACGCTTATGGCATGGCTTGAACAAGCAGGAATTGATCCAAAGCGACGGGGTGAAACCTTAACTATACAAGAATATGCACGTTTGTATGAAGAATTGAAAAATTTCCCGAATTTGACATTATAAATTGATTGACAATGACTTAACACCTTGCTAAAATTAAAATTTTATTTGACTAAATGTTGTAATATGTGTTATCATACCTTTGTAGCGAGGTGGAGCAATATGCCAAAATCTATTGGAGACATCAAAAATTCTCTTGATTGTCAATTAGGAAATCGTATTGTACTTAAAGCTAATGGAGGTCGCAAAAAAACAATTGAACGTTGCGGTGTTCTCACTGAAACGTATCCTTCAGTGTTTGTTGTAGAATTGGACCCAGAGAAACATAATTTTGAACGTGTATCTTATACTTATGCAGATGTACTGACTGAAAATGTGGAAGTATCATTTGTAGAGGATGAGCGAACACAAACACCGATTGCACAGTAAAATATAAAGACAACTACATAAACGCCATTCTGCTGATTGAGGTGGGATGGTTTTTTGTTTGCACGCATATATGTGAGTGCGTGTCATATCACATGTCGATTATTGGGATGAGAGATTGATGTGCAGAAAAATAAGGACGCGTGTCTACGCGGTAAAAAAGCAAGATTTTGGTTTTGTTGCCTTTATCCCGTATGAGTGAAATTGAAAGGAATAGGCGCATTTTATCATCGTTATGTGTTAAAATCACAGTAATACCATTTGGAAAGAGGATATTGGAATGATTTATGAAACAGCACCTGCTAAAATCAATTTGACCTTAGATACTTTATATAAGAGAGATGATGGTTATCATGAAGTCGAAATGATTATGACGACCATTGATTTGAATGATCGTTTGTCATTTGAAAAGAGGAATGATGGGCGTATTGTTTTGAAAGTGGATGAAACATTTATTCCGTCCGATGATCGCAACTTAGCTTATCGTGCCGCACTTTTGATGAAAGAAGCCTATCAAATCAAACAAGGTGTGACCATTACGCTAGAAAAAAACATTCCTGTTGCAGCTGGATTAGCAGGGGGGTCGAGTGATGCTGCAGCGACCTTACGTGGTATGAATCGTTTGTTTGAATTGAATCGCTCATATGAAGCGTTGAGTACGCTTGGTGCGATGATCGGTTCAGATGTCCCGTTTTGCATATATGGAACGACTGCCTATTGTCGAGGGCGTGGTGAAATTCTTGATATTCTGCCTAAAATTCCTTCAGCTTGGGTGATTGTTGCGAAACCGCAAATAGGATTATCGACACCGGAAATCTATGGGGGACTCGATTTAAGCCAACCTTTTCCAGTTCATACACAACAATGTTTAAAAGCCATTGAAACTCAAGATTATGAAGGGTTATGTCGAAGCTTATCTAATCGTTTAGAGCCTGTTTCGATGCGTCTTCAACCAGAAATTGCTAAAATAAAGTCTAATATGTTAAATAGTGGTGCGGACGGTGCATTAATGAGTGGTAGTGGACCGACTGTATACGGTTTTGCACAACGAGAACGACAAGCGCGCCATATTTTCAACGCAGTGAGTGGTTGCTGTAATGATGTCTATCTCGTAAGAACACTGGGTTAAAACAGAGAAAGGGTGACAACCGTGCGATACAAAAGAAGTGAACGCATTGTTTATATGACACAATATTTAATTAATAACCCGAATAAGCTCGTACCTCTCACGTTTTTTGTTACAAAATTTGAACAAGCGAAGTCATCGATTAGTGAAGATGTTCAAATCATTAAAGATACATTAATTAAAGAAGGTTTGGGCACAGTTGAAACGATATCCGGCGCAAGTGGTGGCGTGAAATATCGTCCGCAAATGCAAAAGGCAGAAGCGCAAGAAGTCATTGATGAGGTCATTTCACTTTTGCAGGAAAAAGAACGTTTGTTGCCGGGGGGCTATTTATTTTTGTCTGACCTTATGGGGAATCCGGCATTATTAAAACGCGTAGGTCGATTGATTGCAACGATTTATATGCAAGAAGAGTTGGATGCGATTGTGACGATTGCAACAAAAGGGATTTCACTTGCGAATGCAGTTGCAAGCGTACTCAATCTCCCTGTCGTTGTGATACGAAAAGACAATAAAGTGACGGAAGGCTCT from Staphylococcus lutrae encodes:
- the veg gene encoding biofilm formation stimulator Veg, coding for MPKSIGDIKNSLDCQLGNRIVLKANGGRKKTIERCGVLTETYPSVFVVELDPEKHNFERVSYTYADVLTENVEVSFVEDERTQTPIAQ
- the purR gene encoding pur operon repressor, whose product is MRYKRSERIVYMTQYLINNPNKLVPLTFFVTKFEQAKSSISEDVQIIKDTLIKEGLGTVETISGASGGVKYRPQMQKAEAQEVIDEVISLLQEKERLLPGGYLFLSDLMGNPALLKRVGRLIATIYMQEELDAIVTIATKGISLANAVASVLNLPVVVIRKDNKVTEGSTVSINYVSGSTRKIETMVLSKRTLKEHSNVLVVDDFMRAGGSINGVMNLMNEFKAHVKGVSVLVESKEVKQRLIEDYTSLVRLSDVDEYNQEFKVESGNILSQF
- the rsmA gene encoding 16S rRNA (adenine(1518)-N(6)/adenine(1519)-N(6))-dimethyltransferase RsmA, which translates into the protein MMHDKDIATPSRTRALLNQYGFSFKKSLGQNFLIDVNIIHRIIDASGIDATTGVIEIGPGMGSLTEQLAKHAQHVLAFEIDQRLIPVLNDTLSPHSNVTVINEDILKANVAEAIEQHLSQCEKIMVVANLPYYITTPILLSLLEQDLNIDGYVVMMQKEVGERLNAQVGTKAYGSLSIAAQYYTETSKVLTVPKTVFMPPPNVDSIVVKLMKRKNPLVQVDKPHLFFKMTKGAFGQRRKTIFNNYQSVFKDGKALKTTLMAWLEQAGIDPKRRGETLTIQEYARLYEELKNFPNLTL
- the ispE gene encoding 4-(cytidine 5'-diphospho)-2-C-methyl-D-erythritol kinase yields the protein MIYETAPAKINLTLDTLYKRDDGYHEVEMIMTTIDLNDRLSFEKRNDGRIVLKVDETFIPSDDRNLAYRAALLMKEAYQIKQGVTITLEKNIPVAAGLAGGSSDAAATLRGMNRLFELNRSYEALSTLGAMIGSDVPFCIYGTTAYCRGRGEILDILPKIPSAWVIVAKPQIGLSTPEIYGGLDLSQPFPVHTQQCLKAIETQDYEGLCRSLSNRLEPVSMRLQPEIAKIKSNMLNSGADGALMSGSGPTVYGFAQRERQARHIFNAVSGCCNDVYLVRTLG